One Phocaeicola dorei genomic region harbors:
- a CDS encoding glycosyltransferase family 2 protein — MKKVTLLIPVYNEEAMLPTLYQRLIELVNRNAVYEWEILFVNDGSSDTTLECLRRLRQQDKRVNYVNLSRNFGKEVAMLAGFDYATGDCCVVMDADLQDPPELVDQMLEYWEEGYDDIYAKRRTRGEESWLRRQFSLAFYGILQRMSRIDILPNVGDFRLLDRRCVLTLRRLRECERYTKGLFCWIGYQKKSIEFDRGDRLMGHSSWNFLKLLNLAVEGITSFSIAPLRIATVCGVLCSISSFIYAIYFLIKTVLYGDETAGFPTLIIVMLFLGGIQLFSLGIIGEYVGRIFKETKGRPTYIASDYNEEKLGYDR; from the coding sequence ATGAAGAAAGTGACTCTTTTGATTCCGGTATATAATGAGGAAGCGATGCTGCCCACTCTGTATCAACGTTTGATAGAGCTTGTCAACCGCAATGCCGTTTATGAGTGGGAAATCCTGTTTGTCAATGATGGCAGCAGCGACACTACGCTGGAATGCCTCCGCCGGTTGAGGCAGCAGGACAAGCGGGTGAATTATGTCAACCTTTCGCGTAACTTTGGTAAAGAGGTAGCCATGCTGGCGGGTTTTGATTACGCCACCGGCGATTGCTGCGTTGTGATGGACGCTGATTTGCAGGATCCTCCGGAACTGGTAGACCAGATGCTGGAATATTGGGAAGAAGGATATGATGACATTTATGCCAAACGGCGTACCCGTGGCGAGGAAAGCTGGTTGCGTCGTCAGTTCTCTCTGGCTTTTTATGGTATACTTCAGCGGATGAGCCGTATTGATATTTTGCCCAATGTGGGCGATTTCAGGCTTCTGGACCGTCGTTGTGTGCTCACGTTGCGTCGTCTGCGCGAATGCGAGCGTTATACAAAAGGATTGTTTTGCTGGATAGGCTATCAGAAGAAAAGCATTGAATTTGATCGCGGAGACAGGCTGATGGGCCATTCCTCTTGGAACTTTCTCAAGCTGTTGAATCTGGCTGTCGAGGGAATAACCTCTTTCTCTATCGCCCCTTTGCGCATCGCTACAGTATGCGGAGTGCTCTGTTCAATCTCCAGTTTTATTTATGCCATTTATTTTCTGATAAAGACCGTGCTTTATGGTGATGAAACGGCCGGCTTCCCCACTTTGATCATTGTCATGCTCTTTTTAGGTGGCATCCAGCTTTTCTCTTTGGGAATTATAGGAGAGTACGTGGGGCGCATTTTCAAGGAAACCAAAGGCCGTCCTACCTACATAGCCTCTGATTATAACGAGGAGAAGTTGGGGTATGACCGTTAA
- a CDS encoding GtrA family protein: MNKLKQIPEFLRFVMVGLFATGLHYGIYFVLQKFIQVNVAYTLGYVLSFVANFYLTAYFTFGQPPSWKKAFGFGGAHLTNYLIHIGLLNLFLRLGFSRPLAPIPVFLIAIPVNFLLVRFVFKQK, from the coding sequence ATGAATAAACTGAAACAGATACCCGAGTTCCTGCGATTTGTAATGGTAGGCCTTTTTGCTACAGGGCTGCACTATGGCATTTATTTTGTCTTGCAAAAATTCATTCAGGTCAATGTAGCCTATACCTTGGGATATGTGCTGAGTTTTGTTGCCAACTTTTATCTTACGGCTTATTTTACTTTCGGGCAGCCTCCTTCCTGGAAGAAAGCTTTTGGCTTCGGGGGGGCACATCTGACAAATTATCTGATACATATCGGATTGTTGAATCTCTTTCTGCGGTTGGGTTTTTCCCGTCCGTTGGCTCCCATCCCAGTGTTTCTCATTGCCATTCCGGTAAATTTTTTATTAGTGAGGTTTGTTTTCAAACAAAAGTAA
- a CDS encoding ArnT family glycosyltransferase, with product MSDKKKAFWFIALLSTLVIIPFLGETIFYSKGEPREAIVAYSMLESGNWILPLNYGTDIAYKPPFLYWSIAAISAIFGGVSEFSSRLPSAIAFLAMQFVFFGFVARYKNTKTAVITSLLLLTSFEVHRAAVACRLDMLQVSFIVISLCLLFRWDEKGCKGIPWTVVVLMACGTLTKGPVGSIFPCMCIGIYQLIRGRSFGKTFLSLFGIGLLSLIPLGIWFYAAWLQGGQPFMDLMLEENTGRFVGKMSYPSHHNPLWYNFLTIIWGWIPWTLVLLISLFGLKWNEMHLLPAGNSFTGRIRKVWDNIRSQSPIQLFIWIVIIAIFVFYCIPKSKRSVYLLPIYPFMAVLIAQYLEALMQKGAKVFKISAYIFASLCLLLTVVFFAVRCQMIPDSIWGNGRHAAENIAFMQALESTSFSISKWLIIVLPVVAAICTLRLVIKKSSTGSLLYGIIGCVLCLFVALDGVYQPTILAVKSDKHLAEDIRKQVPEGVVYSYTDRMIRFYCTNYYMNNQMRNFTLENPQEGYVILSANAQEEFLKNYNAKYQLEEVFHTDYRSCDLRNTVIMYKFNEKRK from the coding sequence ATGTCAGACAAGAAAAAAGCATTTTGGTTCATAGCCTTACTAAGCACACTTGTAATAATCCCCTTTTTGGGAGAAACTATTTTTTACTCTAAAGGGGAACCGCGCGAAGCAATTGTGGCATACTCGATGTTGGAAAGCGGCAACTGGATATTGCCTTTGAACTACGGAACAGACATCGCCTATAAACCTCCTTTCCTGTATTGGTCTATTGCAGCTATTTCCGCCATTTTCGGAGGGGTGAGTGAATTCTCGTCCCGTCTGCCGTCCGCTATCGCTTTTCTAGCTATGCAGTTCGTGTTTTTCGGATTCGTAGCCCGCTATAAGAATACAAAGACAGCAGTCATTACCTCCCTTTTACTGCTCACTTCATTCGAAGTGCACCGGGCGGCGGTGGCTTGCAGGCTGGATATGCTACAGGTTTCCTTCATCGTCATCTCACTTTGCTTACTATTTCGCTGGGACGAAAAAGGCTGCAAGGGAATACCTTGGACGGTTGTCGTGCTGATGGCATGCGGCACGCTGACCAAAGGACCTGTGGGTTCTATATTCCCCTGTATGTGTATCGGTATTTACCAGCTGATACGGGGACGCTCATTCGGCAAGACTTTCCTTTCCTTATTCGGAATCGGGCTGCTTTCCCTTATTCCATTGGGAATCTGGTTTTATGCGGCCTGGCTACAGGGAGGACAGCCGTTTATGGACCTGATGCTGGAGGAAAACACCGGACGCTTTGTCGGCAAAATGTCATACCCGTCGCATCACAATCCTTTATGGTATAACTTCCTGACCATTATATGGGGGTGGATACCTTGGACATTGGTCTTGCTTATTTCACTCTTCGGACTGAAATGGAATGAAATGCACCTGCTGCCCGCAGGAAACTCTTTCACCGGACGCATCAGGAAGGTTTGGGATAACATCCGCTCACAATCCCCCATACAGCTGTTTATCTGGATAGTGATTATCGCTATTTTTGTCTTCTATTGTATTCCTAAAAGCAAACGCAGCGTCTATTTGTTGCCTATCTATCCATTTATGGCTGTACTGATTGCCCAGTATCTGGAGGCGTTAATGCAAAAAGGGGCGAAAGTGTTCAAAATATCGGCTTATATCTTTGCCTCGCTCTGTTTGTTACTCACCGTGGTGTTTTTTGCTGTACGCTGTCAGATGATACCGGACAGCATATGGGGCAACGGACGTCATGCTGCCGAAAACATAGCGTTTATGCAAGCTTTGGAAAGCACGTCCTTTTCTATTTCCAAATGGCTGATTATAGTATTGCCGGTAGTGGCTGCCATCTGTACATTAAGGCTGGTTATCAAAAAAAGTAGTACGGGGTCACTCCTCTATGGAATCATCGGTTGTGTTCTTTGCCTGTTTGTCGCTTTAGACGGGGTATATCAGCCAACAATACTAGCTGTAAAATCCGATAAACATCTGGCAGAAGATATCAGAAAACAGGTGCCTGAAGGAGTCGTTTATTCATATACAGACAGAATGATACGGTTTTATTGTACAAATTATTATATGAATAACCAAATGCGGAATTTCACACTGGAAAATCCGCAAGAAGGGTATGTCATACTTTCTGCAAATGCACAAGAGGAGTTTTTAAAGAATTACAATGCAAAATATCAGCTGGAAGAGGTCTTCCATACAGATTACAGAAGTTGCGACTTACGCAATACGGTAATCATGTACAAGTTCAACGAGAAACGGAAATAG
- a CDS encoding LTA synthase family protein, translating to MKKRIAYISLYFFTVLLIFILQKPLFMLYNGSIEKGFGFADYMQVMIHGASLDAATAGYLTAFPFLLVLISIWFRKFPLKKILYGYYILAAALISIIFVVDMALYTFWGFKLDVSVFLYIDSPKEALASVSVGFILLRVLAILLLIALNSWVLLKITPSVLTATRKRITGTAGMLLLGGVLFVIIRGGVTESTSNIGQVYFSNEPFLNHSAVNPDFSLLSSMGKSQDFASEFNFFDEEKRAALFDGLYPTTDGDSIIQVLNTKRPNILIILMEGFGGAFVEPLGGLPDVTPHFNRLSKEGIFFTNCYANSFRTDRGTVCTFSGYLGLPTASVMKIPAKSRTLPAIAEGLSKAGYKTDFLYGGDINFTNMKSYLLSTGYQRLIANTDFSLAEQTSNAWGVNDDITFEYLYNQLRNRKEEGPWHTAFLTLSSHEPFEVPYHRLEDKIPNAFAYTDECLGKFIDRLKQTPAWKDLLVICLPDHGFYYPREGSNAMPRFYHIPLLWLGGAVKQPMQVDKIMNQTDLAATLLGQLGLEHTAFTFSRNVLGSDYKYPFAFYSFNNGFSFRDSTGVTVFDNNSGSILFNEPEADESRLDKGKAILQTVYDDLGNR from the coding sequence ATGAAAAAGAGGATTGCTTATATCAGCTTGTACTTTTTTACGGTCTTACTGATATTTATTCTACAGAAACCATTATTCATGCTCTATAATGGTTCCATTGAAAAAGGATTCGGGTTTGCCGATTATATGCAGGTAATGATTCATGGAGCCAGTCTTGATGCCGCTACGGCGGGATATCTTACTGCATTTCCATTCTTGTTGGTACTGATAAGTATTTGGTTTAGGAAATTCCCTTTGAAAAAAATACTTTACGGGTATTATATTTTGGCCGCCGCGCTTATTTCTATCATTTTTGTGGTAGATATGGCATTATATACATTTTGGGGATTTAAACTGGACGTATCTGTTTTTCTTTATATCGATTCACCGAAGGAAGCTTTGGCGAGTGTTTCCGTTGGATTTATCTTGCTGAGGGTTCTTGCCATCTTGTTACTCATAGCTCTGAATAGTTGGGTCTTGCTGAAAATCACGCCTTCCGTTTTGACTGCCACCCGGAAACGGATAACGGGAACTGCGGGAATGCTGTTATTAGGAGGTGTGCTTTTCGTCATTATACGTGGTGGTGTAACGGAATCCACTTCTAATATAGGGCAAGTATATTTCAGCAACGAACCTTTCTTGAATCATTCGGCGGTCAATCCCGATTTCAGTTTGTTGTCTTCTATGGGTAAATCCCAGGATTTTGCATCAGAGTTCAATTTCTTTGATGAAGAGAAGCGGGCTGCATTGTTTGACGGACTTTATCCTACAACAGATGGGGATAGTATTATTCAAGTCCTGAATACCAAGCGTCCCAATATTCTTATTATTTTGATGGAAGGTTTTGGAGGTGCTTTTGTAGAACCTTTAGGCGGTCTTCCTGATGTGACACCCCACTTTAACCGTCTGTCAAAGGAAGGGATCTTTTTTACAAACTGTTATGCCAATAGTTTCCGTACCGACCGTGGAACAGTCTGTACTTTCAGCGGTTACCTTGGATTGCCTACGGCATCGGTAATGAAAATTCCTGCCAAGAGCCGTACGCTGCCTGCTATAGCTGAAGGATTGTCCAAGGCGGGTTATAAAACAGATTTCCTGTATGGAGGTGATATCAACTTTACCAATATGAAGAGTTATCTGCTGAGTACCGGTTATCAGCGTCTTATAGCCAATACAGATTTTTCATTGGCCGAACAGACCAGTAATGCCTGGGGAGTGAATGATGATATTACTTTTGAATATTTATATAATCAGTTAAGAAACCGGAAGGAAGAAGGGCCTTGGCATACTGCGTTTCTGACACTTAGCAGTCATGAACCTTTCGAAGTTCCTTATCACCGGCTGGAAGATAAAATTCCCAATGCCTTTGCTTATACAGATGAATGTCTGGGTAAGTTTATTGACCGGTTGAAGCAGACTCCCGCATGGAAAGATCTTTTAGTTATCTGCCTTCCCGATCATGGTTTCTATTACCCGCGTGAGGGGTCTAATGCGATGCCTCGTTTTTATCATATTCCCTTGTTATGGTTAGGTGGAGCGGTAAAACAGCCTATGCAGGTGGACAAGATTATGAATCAGACCGATTTGGCAGCCACTTTGTTGGGGCAGCTTGGGCTGGAACATACTGCATTTACGTTTAGCCGTAATGTATTGGGAAGTGATTATAAGTATCCTTTTGCCTTTTATAGTTTCAATAATGGGTTCTCATTCCGGGACAGTACAGGAGTGACGGTATTTGATAATAATTCCGGCAGTATTCTTTTTAATGAGCCTGAAGCTGACGAGTCCCGTCTGGATAAGGGTAAGGCGATATTGCAAACCGTTTATGATGATTTAGGGAACAGATAG
- a CDS encoding viroplasmin family protein, whose protein sequence is MVKKQKYYVVWKGVNPGVYDSWTDCQLQIKGYDGAQYKSFETKEEAEHALASSAFHYIGKNAVKKEDVPKQLPENFDMNCLAVDAACSGNPGPMEYRGVYLLTGQEVFHFGPVYGTNNIGEFLAIVHALALMKQKNINMPVYSDSRNALSWVKQKKCKTKLERTPQTEKLFQMIERAEIWLKENKYTTPLLKWETDRWGEVPADFGRK, encoded by the coding sequence ATGGTAAAGAAACAGAAATATTATGTAGTATGGAAAGGCGTCAATCCGGGAGTTTATGACTCTTGGACTGACTGCCAGCTACAGATAAAAGGTTACGATGGCGCACAATACAAGTCATTCGAGACCAAAGAGGAGGCGGAACACGCCTTGGCTTCTTCCGCTTTCCATTATATAGGTAAGAATGCTGTTAAAAAAGAAGATGTTCCTAAACAACTTCCCGAGAACTTTGATATGAACTGCCTGGCTGTGGATGCTGCTTGCAGTGGAAATCCCGGACCGATGGAATATCGGGGCGTTTATTTGCTTACCGGACAGGAGGTTTTTCATTTCGGTCCTGTTTATGGAACGAATAATATTGGAGAGTTTCTTGCCATTGTCCATGCTTTGGCGTTGATGAAGCAGAAAAATATCAATATGCCTGTTTACTCGGACAGCCGTAATGCGTTGAGTTGGGTGAAGCAGAAGAAATGTAAAACTAAACTGGAACGGACTCCTCAGACGGAGAAACTTTTTCAAATGATAGAACGGGCCGAAATTTGGCTGAAAGAAAATAAATATACCACACCTTTATTGAAGTGGGAAACCGACCGATGGGGAGAGGTCCCGGCTGATTTCGGACGGAAATAG
- the argS gene encoding arginine--tRNA ligase produces MNIEEKLTTSIISAIKTLYGQDVPGKMVQLQKTKKEFEGHLTLVVFPFLKMSKKAPEQTAQEIGGYLKEHAPELVSAYNAVKGFLNLTIASDCWIELLNSIQAAPEYGIEKATENSPLVMIEYSSPNTNKPLHLGHVRNNLLGNALANVMAANGNKVVKTNIVNDRGIHICKSMLAWLKYGNGETPESSGKKGDHLIGDYYVAFDKHYKAEVKELTAQYQAEGLNEEEAKAKAEANSPLMLEAREMLRKWEANDPEIRALWRKMNDWVYAGFDETYKMMGVSFDKIYYESNTYLEGKEKVMEGLEKGFFYRKEDNSVWADLTAEGLDHKLLLRGDGTSVYMTQDIGTAKLRFQDYPINKMIYVVGNEQNYHFQVLSILLDKLGFEWGKGLVHFSYGMVELPEGKMKSREGTVVDADDLMEAMIETAKETSAELGKLDGLTQEEADNIARIVGLGALKYFILKVDARKNMTFNPKESIDFNGNTGPFIQYTYARVQSVLRKAAEAGIVIPEIIPAGLELSAKEEGLIQMLADFKSVVKQAGSDYNPSIIANYAYDLVKEYNQFYHDFSILREENEALKVFRLALSANVGKIVKTAMGLLGIEVPERM; encoded by the coding sequence ATGAATATAGAAGAAAAACTCACCACGTCCATTATCAGCGCTATCAAAACGTTGTACGGACAGGATGTACCCGGAAAAATGGTACAACTGCAAAAGACTAAGAAAGAGTTTGAAGGACATCTTACTTTGGTTGTTTTCCCTTTTCTGAAAATGTCCAAGAAAGCTCCTGAACAGACCGCACAGGAAATAGGCGGATACCTGAAAGAGCATGCTCCCGAATTGGTTTCAGCCTACAATGCAGTGAAGGGCTTTCTTAATTTGACAATTGCTTCGGATTGTTGGATTGAACTTTTGAATTCTATTCAGGCTGCTCCCGAATACGGTATTGAAAAGGCTACGGAAAACTCTCCGTTGGTGATGATTGAGTATTCTTCTCCCAATACAAACAAGCCGCTTCATCTGGGTCACGTCCGTAACAACCTGTTGGGAAATGCCTTGGCAAATGTCATGGCGGCAAATGGCAATAAGGTGGTCAAGACCAATATTGTGAATGACCGTGGTATCCATATCTGTAAGTCCATGCTGGCCTGGTTGAAATATGGTAACGGTGAAACACCTGAATCATCGGGCAAGAAGGGGGACCATTTGATTGGTGACTATTATGTAGCTTTTGACAAGCATTACAAGGCTGAGGTAAAGGAACTGACAGCTCAGTACCAGGCTGAAGGCTTGAATGAAGAAGAAGCTAAAGCTAAGGCAGAGGCAAACTCTCCTCTGATGCTGGAAGCTCGCGAGATGCTCCGTAAGTGGGAGGCGAATGACCCTGAGATCCGTGCCTTGTGGAGGAAGATGAATGACTGGGTATATGCCGGATTCGATGAAACGTATAAGATGATGGGAGTTAGTTTCGATAAAATTTATTATGAATCGAATACCTATCTGGAAGGTAAGGAGAAAGTGATGGAAGGATTGGAAAAAGGTTTCTTCTACCGGAAAGAGGATAACTCTGTATGGGCTGATTTGACTGCCGAAGGACTGGACCATAAGTTGCTTCTTCGCGGTGACGGTACTTCTGTTTATATGACCCAGGATATTGGTACTGCCAAATTACGTTTTCAGGATTACCCCATCAACAAGATGATTTATGTAGTGGGTAATGAACAAAACTATCATTTCCAGGTACTTTCTATCTTGTTGGACAAATTGGGTTTTGAATGGGGCAAAGGATTGGTTCATTTCTCATACGGTATGGTAGAGCTGCCCGAGGGCAAAATGAAAAGTCGTGAAGGTACAGTAGTGGATGCGGATGATTTGATGGAAGCAATGATTGAAACTGCTAAGGAAACTTCTGCTGAATTAGGTAAATTGGACGGTCTGACTCAAGAAGAAGCCGACAATATTGCCCGTATTGTTGGTTTGGGCGCTTTGAAATATTTTATCCTGAAGGTGGACGCACGTAAAAATATGACTTTCAACCCGAAAGAATCGATAGATTTCAATGGCAATACAGGACCTTTCATTCAGTATACGTATGCCCGTGTCCAGTCTGTATTACGCAAAGCGGCTGAAGCAGGTATCGTTATTCCCGAAATCATTCCAGCAGGTTTGGAACTGAGCGCAAAAGAAGAAGGTTTGATTCAGATGCTGGCTGATTTTAAATCGGTTGTCAAGCAGGCAGGCTCAGACTATAATCCTTCCATTATAGCAAACTATGCATACGATTTGGTGAAAGAATACAACCAGTTCTATCATGATTTCAGTATTCTGCGTGAAGAAAATGAAGCGTTGAAAGTCTTCCGTCTGGCATTGAGTGCTAATGTGGGTAAGATTGTAAAGACAGCAATGGGCCTACTGGGTATTGAAGTGCCTGAACGTATGTAA